Below is a window of Littorina saxatilis isolate snail1 linkage group LG2, US_GU_Lsax_2.0, whole genome shotgun sequence DNA.
AGTTGGTCTTACTTTGAAAATGCACATTCTTGATACTATTTGAGATATATGTTAATACAGTATTAATTATGTGATTGCATGGTAACAGCGAGTGTGTTGTTTCTGACTGTAGGAAATCCGGGTGTTCGTGGAGCCGCCCAGCAAAAAGTTGTTTTGTCGTCTGTGTGACAGAGTGTTCACCAACCCTGTCATTGTGGCTTGCGGGGTGAGTTTAAACtgctgtgtatgtgttgtgtgtgtgtgtgtgacactatTTTTGACTGTGGGACTATGTGTGATACATGTTTACCAACTCTGTCATTGTAGCGTGCGGGGTGAGTTTTCTACACAGTGAGGTTGTacgcatgtgtatgtgtgtccgccGGTCTACCTATCTGTGTCTATTTCTGTTCTTGTGTTTTCTTCagtttgtgagtgtgtctgtctgactctgacTGTCTATCTGATAGTATCTgtgtctatttctctctctctctttgtccttatttttctcttttttctgcctttcaCTGACTCTCTTTTCTGTTTCTACCCCATTACTCTTGCATCTTTTTAGATCATAAACCTGTAAGTCATGCATTTTTTGCTTGGAAACCTGATTTATATTGAACTACATGTATGcattaatttttcttttgttgttgcagcACACCTATTGCAAACGATGTGTACAGAGTAGCCCTGATGGTGAGTCAATCAGATCATTGAGAAAAAGATGTGGTAGTGGTTCAGTGATGCTGGTATGGACACGGGTCGGTCTGTAACTTTTGGTAGAATTTTGCTCACAGGAAGACGCCATGGAAGCATGGTGATCGATTTTCAATGTTTTTTAAATTGAGAAATGTTTGATATCATGTGAAGACTTTCTGATTGTCTATCCCATGTGAACATTTTCGGAGAGAGGGAGTGTCTTTGGAAGACACAGTCAACACAACCTGAATGATATGTTTTTACGTGAAATTATAGAAAAAcatacaagaaaaaaaaaagacaagttGGCACACTTCTTGCAAGTCATTATACTGAGCAGAGGTAGACTGGAATTGAAATCCAGAAGCCTCATATCTAACTGCATAGCATGAATAAAAATTCACAATTTCCTAAAGGCAGCCTTTATTGCCATTTTGAAGCAATGTTTAAATTGGGCTACTGTTgtggggggcccggtagctcagatggtagagcactggacttgtgattggaaggtcgcaggttcgaattcgggccgggacggacacgggtcaactttatgtgcagacccagagacggaagccatgtcccacccccgtgtcatcacaatggcacgtaaaagaccttggtcattctgccataagtgcaggtggctgaatacacctaaacacgcagacacctgggtagcgcgactccgttgctgctagctttccactgggatgaagcgacccgaatttcccagcgatgggacaataaagtaatgaaaatgaaatgaaaatgaataaaCACATCCTCAAGAGACACATTTGGCACTTTACATACTTTGACAGTGTTCGTTTGATATGATGACTTTTTCTTGAAAACATGCACATCAGAGGTCATTGTGCTATCTGTGTGTTTACATCTCACCTCACCTTTAGGGAATACATGTACAAATCTTCCACAGGACTTAAAGACCCTGACAGAGTTATCTACGAAAAACATCTTTTAgcattttaaaaacattttttagcATTATAAAAACATCTTTCAGCATTCTAAACATCTTTTAGCATTCTAAAACAATGATAATGCTTTAGTGCCATTACTCCACACACTGTAATATTGTgtgaaatgtttgtttttctccaaTTTCTCAGGCTTATGTCCAGTGGATGACCAGAAGCTCTCAGTTGTGGTAGCCAACATTGCTGTGTCGGAACAGATCGGGGAAATGCTGGTTCATTGTTGCTATGGTTGCAAGCTTGACCCCGCCACAAACAACTACATCATAGATACCACACGTTGTCAGACAAAAGTCAAACTTAGCAGCAGAAGGTTGGTTTTCTcaatgtatttttatttcactATTTTTAGTTAATTGCTCTCAGATTTATTTCTTGGCAAAAGATTTTTCCCTGTATCCTTTGTGCAGGGATTGTGTTAAACGGACAAGTTCGGTATTTTACTagtacaaatctgaaaatacaGGAAATAAAGTCGACAATCAGTCATGCATACTGGTTGATATTTTGTTTGACCATTTTGTTTCCTGACACATTTAAAGTAGTCAACATGTTTTAGACTTGTTTTAACTGGTTGACAAAATGTTGGCATGGCTGAAATTAGAGTTTTAACTGAAAGTTACACCTGGCATATGTATTCTTCTTGTGAGTTTGATTCTCCTACAGTTGGAGGGTGACCCGAGAGTAAAGTGTGATCTCTTTCTGCTTTTATTTTCGCAGGGAACACGAGGAAACATGTGATTTCATGACACTACAATGTCCAAACAACAATAACTGTCCACCAATACTCAGAAAGGTCAGTCTGGAGAAGTGTGCTCTGTGTGGAGTGGAactactttttgtgttttttgttgctcTTGATTATTTTCTAAAATAGACATAGATTTAACCCCTTCTGGACGGATACCAGATTTTCCCGATTGAGAAATGCGTCACTCCGCACTTAATACCGGAATTTTACAGTTACACTGCTTCTGTCCAAAATCTCGCTACTATCCACAATATTTTACCCGATCCATTTGTTCAATGCCAAGGCCGTTACTGTTGTTTGCCGGTTTCCGGCATGTGTGTTGACCGCGCATGAttgcaaattttttttttttttttttttgggggggggggggggggggggttagttttttttttagatgtgaGGCAATGTATTCCAAATAGGCATGTAAATCAGTGCTGTAATTTTGAGTTGGCAATGGTGGTGGTGATTtaaacggttgaaaacgacgttaaacaccaaataaagaaaagaaaagaaagaatggtGGTGATAAAAAGAGCGCTGGGGTGGTGGGATTGattctttttgttgtcttttacTCTATGTCTTTGTGACATGAAAACGATTGGAGCTTTGTACTTTCAGGACTTTGAGGATCACATGAGGGTGTGCAATAATGTGAGGTGTCCATATCAAAAGTACAGGTAAGTTGGttgtcatttttgactcacacaTTAGTATGTCTAGTAAATTAAAAGTGAACTGTAATTATCAAATGTTTTTGAGTTAATGGATAGCTGATTGCAAAAAGCTGAGCTACATGCACTTTCCAAAACTTGGTGTCTGGAACAGCAAAATCCCCCATACAACTGAAGGTCTACGTTTAGACTCCTCCACTGAAGTAGAGCTCTATAGCCAGGCTGGGGAATTCTCCTCGGATCGGCAAATTTCAGAAGAAAGCTGATTAGTTTTCTGAGGAAGGAAAAAAATCTCTGAGGgaaaaaaatctgataaaaaaacaacaaaacaacctaGATGAAAATAGCACATTTATATGGACTTAGTACACAAGTCCTGACTATTGAAATATTGTACACTGTCCAGAAATAATGAAATGTTCTGCCTGGATACCCTCCAGAAAAGCTCAAAATCAATTTATTCGAAGGGGTtttaccccctcctccccccccccccccccccccccccccccccccccccttcctgccAACCTGGGCCCCACAGCAGGGCGTTACCACTGCACCTTACCAGGGCCgtggcggcccctggaccccagccTATTTCAGAATTTGTGTCAAGACAGTATAGTTcctcaccccccgcgggttagagggaagaatttacccgatgctctccagcatgtcgtaagaggcgactaacggattctgtttctctttttacccttgtaaagtgttttttgtatagaatatagtcaatttttgtaaagattttagtcaagcagtatgtaagaaatgttaagtcctttgtactggaaacttgcattctcccagtaaggtaatacattgtactacgttgcaagcccctggagtaaatttttgattggtgcttttgtgaacaagaaacaattgacaagtggctctatcccatctccccccctttccccgtcgcgatttaaccttcgtggttgaaaacgacgttaaacaccaaataaagaaagaaagaaaagtagtTCCTCAGCCTGTATAGCACAGGTGTTAGCCCAGCAGCAATTTATCTCAGCTTCCTTAGCTCTGCTAAAGTTTTAGGCTGTGATGCCAAATAACATCCCGGCCATATGAAGTGCTGCAGTTTCACAGTAAATGGCATGATTTGCAACActgaaattttcatttaatttcatATCATTTACacttttatcccattgctgCAAAATTCAggtcgctttctcccagtgaaaagctagcagcaacaagagtcacgctacccaggcGTGTTTAGGTGTCATTTTTGGCAGTTACGTGCCtgtggtgacatgggggtgggaaatggataccgtctctgagtctgcacataatgttgacccatgtccgtcccggcctggattcaaacccatgaccttaggatcacaagtccaatgctctaccaactgagctacccggcccccataataataatGTGGTTAATTGACTCAAGAATACATCCTGATGCTACCACATGAATctctcattgcagctgtgagTTCATGGGGACTCAGGAGGACCTTGAGGAACACCTGAAGACGTGTCGCTTCGAGGGCATGAAGGACTTCTTGCAGCGCATAGACGAGAAGACAGGCGACCTACAGTTGACCTTGAACCAGAAGGACCAGGAGATTGAGTTTCTGCGGTCCATGCTGGGCAAGCTTTCTGAGAGGCTGGAAAGTCTGGAAAAGAGCGTGGACATGAAACTGGGTTGGTGCCTGgagacttttttctttcttcttgtgtACTTTTTGGGTGCTTTGGGGTCTGAAGTTTCAGGGTTCTGAATGTGTTACCTCGCCGGCAAGCAAGTTATATCGctgattttgagataagttgaTTATTTGTAACAtaagtgtttttctgtctgtctgcttcaaagACCACTGGGTTTAGTTACGTTCTAgtaaatgtaacattttgttttgtcaataattaaacgttccagtaacaaacttcttgtttttttgttctgaaTGTGTTACCATTCTTGCTCAAGTTTAAGATGAAAATGTAACCAGACTTCATTGTGAGCTTGAGTGGTTGGCCCTTAGAAGAGGGATGGAACTTGAAATGGTTCTTTTTAACGGAAGTACTGATCATTGAGGGAAAGAAAAATGGAGAActtaagaggaggaagagattAAGATAAGAACAAGAGATGCCCACAAAATATCAGACCGAAACGCTGTCCTGTTCtccctgtctctttgttttgtgttttcaaAGTACAGTTTACTTGTGAACTTGTATTCTGCAAGAATAATTTGTCAGTGGGTTTATATACATCATCTTCTCTGCTAATGGACAATAAACTTCAGATGCCTGTATGTTTCTTAACTTTTAGTGATGTTGTGTTGCAGTTGAAATGGAGGACAATCAAAGCAAGCTGATGAGTGAGGTGATCGAGAATCGAAGAGAATTTGGCGTCATCAATGTAAGAGTATTTTCtacatacagtggtacctgcaacgTGAGCCCCCTCCAATGAGATACCACCTCCCATggaaggacaccttctgttgtcctTTTTAAAAAATCTAAACCAATTTGTACCTGTGTTGAAAAGCCACCTGCAGTGTAAGGACACGCGGCTcatcccaagggtgtcctttcatcacggGTACCACTGTACTCTCTCACCATCTGTATGTTAAAAGCTTACAAATTTAACATTGTGCTGTAATGAACTATTCAGGGCCTTAGGTTATGAGTTTgggatcttcttcttgtcgatcacacgtctATACTGTTAGACCGGACAGTGAGACAAATGATGCTGTCTTCTCCAGGTCCTCCTTTTCTTCGTACAGCTGTCAACGGAGGGGGACTGCAGTTGGCCGCACGGTTTTTCTTAGGCTTTCTAAGATGGGGCATCTCTAGAGGATGTGGTCTGTGGTTGGATCCTCAAGATCACAGCTGCAAGTAGGGGAGGGAACCACCTTCCTTTTTTGGAACATATTATGGGCACTCAGGCGGTTGTGTCCAGTGCGGAGTCGCATCAGCACAACTTGCTCGTGTCGTGTAAGGAGATGGTAGATGAGTTTGggataaactttttttttcgtttGTACTAATTAACTGCCTGATGGAGGCGAGAGCTGATGCAACCACCTGCAAACGATAACAAATATTTAAAGATAAATTGTTTTGCTTTATGTTTCAGGAAGAGTTGACCAGCATCAACAATCGCATTGATCTTGGTGCTATGCCTGGAAGTAAGTCCTTTATGGCTCATGTATTTGTTCATTCAATTATTCCTCATCTTTCTCAGATATCCATCTTGTTGCTCTTTCCCTGTTCGATTGtgggcttaaaggcacagtaagcctcccgtaaaccatcacagatacggtcaggcttttacacacagtacaaacaccctttcatttaaacactcaccaattgagaacatcctaggtgccctccgtaaagagcgaacaattttcaaagaatttatttttgcgtggtttatcttacccctgagccatcgtgaacccgtgtgatccagttttcccttttcacaatgcagtcgtcatagttagtcatttgaatgcgactcgacgtgagctttactataatagcacgttttttatgcacgaaacaacggctgtggttcacaagaactctagcgatggcttttgactgttgagaggaacggcgatttgcactgataaaactgtcgtctgctacgacccttgcgtgaccctgcttccgggcttttctttttttaaactttcacaacttcgaattgttctgatcttgtcttgatgaaaaacgaattcttttatgattaaagaatgtttgtgtaacaagctgtcaatttattatttagattttaaaagttaggtctagcgcaaaaacgaggcgccattgttcttcagggccaagtccacgaaaataaattcttggaaaatgtctcacgctcgacagaaagcagccaggatgttcccgttcggtgagcgttcaaatggaagtatgcttgtactgtatttagacgctcggggagctctgtgatggtttacgggaggcttactgtgcctttaagccagtaatttttgtgtgaaaacaaCAGAGAATCCTTTGATGATTTTGATGTTAGGTTCTTGCAAAGATCTAATCTGGATTGAATGTATAGTTACTTTGTTGCACAAGATGATTGTTTTTTCTTTGgatattttttctttctgtcctttAATGTACCAAACTTTAGCTTTATAAAATGACCATGACTATgttttattggctcacgtaagtgtagcctatgcgatgataaactttgtctgtctgtgcgtgtgtgtgtgatagaaactttaacatttccgagtctatggataaagctcgcataagaagattacgtctcggtcaaaagtgtttgacgtgtgtgatagaaactatttgaagacgtcacattatgacgtaagagggttagacgtcacgcaaaggaattactgaaagtctcggtcattgttattgtgagcgggccgagactagttggcagatccagtgtctcgctttcttgcacagtttcacctatgcttactgtgtgtgtgtgtgtgtgtatgtgtgacggagtgattgagtttgtgttactgtttgtcgatttcttacgtgagccttgaaggcttcgcctcttgttttattagTACTGGTCTGGATTTTTTATTTGTACACCTTTCCGTGTGCAGCGTATGATCCCATCTCCATGTTCAGGTGCAAAGGAACCTTCGTTGGTCATCAGGTATATTGTAAACTTTTACATCTGTCCCATGTGtaatatttttcttctttgatgGTTAACATAAATGGGGCAAATGAGGTAAAAGTTCAATATCTAGGAACATCATTTCTGTTCatttaatgataataatgatcgttataataattataataattataatactaatgacagcttatatagcgcaaACCACAGTAATCTAAGCTCTCTGCACTTTGCATATTAACTACAAAATACAAGTCTGAAATGTGCCTTTGTGTAGTTTTCTCAGCCATTTTTTTGCTGACTGAGTGTGAACTATGGTTATACATGTACTGCATTTCTTGACTGTTCAtagactgattgattgactgattggctgattgattgactggttgattgattgattgactgactgaactATTGATTGAACCACCAAGTAATTCAGCGGTTGACTGGTGAGCAATGTTTGTACAGGGACctgtgtggtgtctgtgtgcCATGGGAGACTACCTGTTCAGTGGGTCCTCCGACAAATCTATCAAGGTGAGTTCTCTACCTGTACACATGTCCACATCTACTACCatcttttgattttgtgtgacAAAATGCCAATCAAATGACATGATGTAGAACATGTGACAACAACTGTCACTGCTGGATTTtaagaaataaattaattaaaaaaatcaaagggTCCACAGGAAGCAGTGAGGGTGTTGTTGAATTTTGATATCAGTCCAAGTGGGGGGATGATCTTATCTCATGTAGAAGCCTGGCCAGAACTGAGATAGTGAGGCAaactctgtttctgtttctcacaggaaggactgtgcctttaagatccCTTAAGACTTTTCAAAGAAAGGTAAAATATTGGAAATTAGGATGTCAGAAATGTACGGTATTTAGTTGTTTTCTGTGTGAATATATACCGAAAAGGACATACGTTTTTATTAGTGAATGATACTGTGACTTACATATAAAGTGTTCCTTTTGTTATGAAGGTTTGGGATATGGGCTCCTCCTACAAGTGCGAGAGAACACTGGATGGTCACACAGGCATTGTGTTGGCTTTGTGTACCTATGGCAACAAACTTTTCAGTGGTTCTCAGGACTGCAACATCATTGTGAGTTCATGTACCTTGGTTTGTAACTGATGTTTTGATAcactgtctggctggctggctgtctgtccgtccgtctgtccgtctgtccatccgtatgtatatatgtttgaCGGTCTGTGCAGATACTCTTAAATATGCTTTACGTTAAACAATAACTAACAGTTCTTGACAAAACAAACCTACCCATATGTCTTGACTTTTTAACCCTGCAATTGATTTTGTCTGGTATACTGTCTTGTAGCATTTCAAACATTGAAACTCAGTATGTAAGCTTTTTATCTGCTAATCCAGGTTTGGAATGTGGACAACAACGAAAATGTGCAGACCATCAAGGCCCATGACAATCCTGTGTGTACACTAGTGGCTGCCAAAAACATGCTCTTCAGTGGATCTCTCAAGGTGGTCAGGGTAAGTGgttgaaacaaaaaacaacaatacacacacacgcatgcacgcacgcacacacacacacacacacacacacacacacacacacacacacacacacacacacacacacacacacacacacacacacactcacactcacactcacacatacacacacacacacacgcatgcatgcacgcacacacacacacatacacacacacacacacacacacgcatgcacacacacacacacacacacacacacacacacacacacacacacacactcactcactcactcactcactcactcactcactcactcactcactcactcactcactcactcactcactcactcactctcacactcacacacactcacactcacactcacacacacacacacacaaacaacaacaactgtggAATCACAATGTTTTTCCTACTGCAAAAATGAAgagttttgttttgtgcatGTGATTGTGGAGTTCATTGCCAAGGATGAACTGCTATGCCAAGGTTAGGTTTTGAGAAATTCAACCGAATACAACTCTTCGGGCTAGTTGGACAAGCAGTAACACAGTTAAATGATGTTATACCTGTCGGACATTTCATATCTTTCTTGTTGGCAAGGTTTTGTTTTAGCCTTTTATCTTGAGATTAGTACATGTTGAGTCAATACTTGCTGTAAACAGAATCAAAAAAGTTAAACCCTACGTTTTATTGAAGAGtgacaggcgcagtggcgtggtggtaagacgtcggcctcctaatcgggaggtggtgagtttgaatcccggtcgctgccgcctggtgggttaagagtggagatttttccgatctcccaggtcaacttatgtgcagacctgcttgtgacttaacccccttcgtgtgtacacgcaagcacaagaccaagtgcgcactgaaaagatcctgtaatccatgtcggagttcggtgggtta
It encodes the following:
- the LOC138960210 gene encoding E3 ubiquitin-protein ligase TRAF7-like isoform X2, giving the protein MAYSGKLNDQTHPINPHEYKETTFAAVGSFSPVTSTVHADDNDSVFNSTRTSSFSHMETSDSGEIRVFVEPPSKKLFCRLCDRVFTNPVIVACGHTYCKRCVQSSPDGLCPVDDQKLSVVVANIAVSEQIGEMLVHCCYGCKLDPATNNYIIDTTRCQTKVKLSSRREHEETCDFMTLQCPNNNNCPPILRKDFEDHMRVCNNVRCPYQKYSCEFMGTQEDLEEHLKTCRFEGMKDFLQRIDEKTGDLQLTLNQKDQEIEFLRSMLGKLSERLESLEKSVDMKLVEMEDNQSKLMSEVIENRREFGVINEELTSINNRIDLGAMPGTYDPISMFRCKGTFVGHQGPVWCLCAMGDYLFSGSSDKSIKVWDMGSSYKCERTLDGHTGIVLALCTYGNKLFSGSQDCNIIVWNVDNNENVQTIKAHDNPVCTLVAAKNMLFSGSLKVVRVWDVYTYELKKELTGLNHWVRALSATQDYLFSGSYQTIKMWDLNSLECVRNLETSGGSVYSITITQHHILCGTYENCIHVWELVTYKQLSTLMGHSGTVYALSALQTASGTKVFSASYDRSLRVWSMDNMICTQTLVRHQGSVACLAVSRGRIFSGAVDNTIKVWQ
- the LOC138960210 gene encoding E3 ubiquitin-protein ligase TRAF7-like isoform X1; amino-acid sequence: MAYSGKLNDQTHPINPHEYKETTFAAVGSFSPVTSTVHADDNDSVFNSTRTSSFSHMETSDSGVSGMNSLQLPSPAHNRSGSNISNNSLFLEEEEEEIRVFVEPPSKKLFCRLCDRVFTNPVIVACGHTYCKRCVQSSPDGLCPVDDQKLSVVVANIAVSEQIGEMLVHCCYGCKLDPATNNYIIDTTRCQTKVKLSSRREHEETCDFMTLQCPNNNNCPPILRKDFEDHMRVCNNVRCPYQKYSCEFMGTQEDLEEHLKTCRFEGMKDFLQRIDEKTGDLQLTLNQKDQEIEFLRSMLGKLSERLESLEKSVDMKLVEMEDNQSKLMSEVIENRREFGVINEELTSINNRIDLGAMPGTYDPISMFRCKGTFVGHQGPVWCLCAMGDYLFSGSSDKSIKVWDMGSSYKCERTLDGHTGIVLALCTYGNKLFSGSQDCNIIVWNVDNNENVQTIKAHDNPVCTLVAAKNMLFSGSLKVVRVWDVYTYELKKELTGLNHWVRALSATQDYLFSGSYQTIKMWDLNSLECVRNLETSGGSVYSITITQHHILCGTYENCIHVWELVTYKQLSTLMGHSGTVYALSALQTASGTKVFSASYDRSLRVWSMDNMICTQTLVRHQGSVACLAVSRGRIFSGAVDNTIKVWQ